From Candidatus Omnitrophota bacterium, the proteins below share one genomic window:
- a CDS encoding glycosyltransferase family 2 protein codes for MRLAPIALFVYNRVFFAKRTIEALQKNLLAGESDLFVFSDGPKSNYDEKRVSEMREFLRKVDGFKKIEIIEKDTNLGLAESIISGVTEIVNMRDRVIVLEDDLDLSPYFLKFMNEALELYSNEDRVSSVCGHFFGVTGKIPETFFLKMFSSYGWATWKRAWGFFEKDGKKLLRKLEELKCGKAFDMNGMYPFMRTLKKQSTGLSDAWAARWYASSYLRNSLNLFPGRSLVDHIGIAPDSSHNVTPYAKLYSVNMSDRPIVVEKVKPEEDPCVVKIVEEHMKRTMPNVTTRAFYKLQRFFYSARKSAKNIISKWL; via the coding sequence ATGAGGCTTGCACCCATAGCATTATTTGTTTATAACCGAGTTTTCTTTGCCAAGAGGACCATCGAGGCTTTACAAAAAAACCTTTTGGCTGGCGAGAGCGATCTTTTTGTATTTTCAGATGGTCCAAAATCCAATTATGATGAAAAACGCGTATCTGAAATGAGGGAATTTTTACGAAAAGTGGACGGATTTAAAAAAATAGAAATTATCGAAAAGGACACTAATCTTGGATTGGCCGAATCGATAATCAGCGGGGTTACCGAAATCGTAAATATGCGCGATAGGGTAATTGTTTTGGAAGACGACCTGGACCTGTCTCCGTATTTTTTGAAATTTATGAACGAAGCCTTGGAGCTATACAGCAATGAAGACAGGGTAAGCAGTGTATGCGGTCACTTTTTCGGAGTAACTGGAAAAATTCCGGAAACCTTTTTTTTAAAAATGTTTTCCTCTTATGGATGGGCGACATGGAAGAGAGCCTGGGGTTTTTTCGAGAAGGATGGGAAAAAGCTTTTGCGTAAATTGGAAGAATTGAAATGCGGCAAAGCATTTGACATGAATGGAATGTACCCATTCATGCGCACGCTTAAAAAGCAGTCTACGGGCCTGAGCGATGCGTGGGCTGCCCGCTGGTATGCGTCCTCATATCTGAGAAATAGCTTGAATCTTTTCCCCGGCAGGTCCCTTGTCGATCATATAGGGATTGCCCCGGACTCTAGTCATAATGTGACACCTTATGCAAAGTTATATAGTGTAAATATGTCTGACCGTCCTATCGTAGTAGAAAAGGTAAAACCGGAAGAAGATCCGTGTGTAGTAAAAATAGTGGAAGAGCATATGAAGAGGACGATGCCGAACGTAACGACGAGGGCGTTTTATAAATTACAACGATTTTTTTATTCTGCCCGGAAAAGCGCAAAAAATATAATTTCCAAATGGTTGTGA
- a CDS encoding glycosyltransferase family 2 protein has protein sequence MIHIIIPVHNRRELTRNCLACLKRQTFTDFKCVVINDGSSDGTGDMVRNEFPDVVLLSGDGNLWWTKSVNLGIKSVLPGCKKEDFILTLNDDVEIRDDFLANIVKCAGNNPGLLIGALAIDIKSGNITFPVMKNKGCKLPEGQEAIKMDMLVGRGMLIPVPVFEKIGFFDEALPQSAADEDFSINAKKAGFDLIVCAKSVVYANESKEEKMRLYIINPIEYAKWIFAIKNPFNIRTRYIFNRKHSRFWVVSFTRDLLIIFVRYFRNVFNRLLVIAGVKK, from the coding sequence ATGATTCATATTATAATTCCGGTACATAATCGAAGAGAGCTAACTCGAAACTGCCTTGCCTGTTTAAAGAGACAGACGTTCACAGATTTTAAATGCGTTGTAATTAACGATGGTTCCAGCGACGGCACAGGCGATATGGTAAGGAACGAATTCCCCGACGTTGTCTTGCTGAGCGGGGATGGAAATCTATGGTGGACAAAATCTGTCAATTTAGGGATAAAGAGTGTGCTGCCGGGGTGCAAAAAAGAAGACTTCATATTGACGTTAAATGATGATGTCGAGATCAGGGATGATTTTCTGGCGAATATCGTGAAATGCGCCGGAAATAATCCGGGTCTTTTAATCGGCGCGCTTGCCATAGATATAAAATCAGGAAACATTACTTTTCCTGTTATGAAAAACAAGGGGTGTAAGTTGCCTGAAGGGCAGGAAGCTATCAAGATGGATATGTTAGTAGGGAGGGGAATGCTCATACCTGTCCCTGTGTTCGAAAAAATAGGTTTTTTTGATGAAGCGTTGCCTCAATCGGCGGCAGACGAAGATTTCAGCATTAACGCCAAAAAGGCCGGTTTCGATCTGATAGTGTGCGCTAAATCGGTTGTCTATGCGAACGAAAGCAAGGAAGAAAAGATGCGTTTATATATAATCAATCCCATCGAGTATGCAAAATGGATTTTCGCAATAAAAAATCCGTTTAATATCCGGACCCGTTATATTTTCAATAGAAAACATTCAAGATTCTGGGTTGTGTCTTTTACCCGTGACCTGTTGATCATATTCGTAAGATATTTCCGTAATGTATTTAACCGTCTTCTGGTTATCGCAGGTGTTAAAAAATGA
- a CDS encoding O-antigen ligase family protein translates to MEKKIISFLILAYLLCLIFSTDLLDPERKLFGMLEDYGILFCFLVSLFYFVTNKMNVRYFKINFIFLLICYMFLSTESILRYGKIMLYPHIILFLSYILYTFAFYGLFSDQRDVMRFIRRLCYSACGIVYIIILSKTTYLSNIFEVKRATAAHYVYLLLLANLLLIISYFQNGRKINIAFIITNFFIILIEQHRTVWICSIWSLSIFSILLLRCKNVDLKNKHIRLSFFAILIILVILSHAVIFGGEKYDKIMEFLNMRFKEISEFKEKGTGAWRYEQYKYYMPFIAKNSLFGMRFKGFELPPLYDFIPGKLTGHHFHSGYLTALLYNGIFGLWLIFGSFVYYVVRFLKLQQYSLENIALFSFLSSAFLWSLSYELPEFVFAILGLAFVCLQNNETKSTLL, encoded by the coding sequence ATGGAAAAAAAAATAATTAGCTTTCTAATCCTGGCTTATCTGTTGTGTCTCATATTCTCAACGGATTTGCTTGATCCCGAAAGAAAGTTATTCGGCATGTTAGAAGACTATGGGATATTGTTTTGTTTTCTAGTATCGCTGTTTTATTTTGTAACAAATAAAATGAATGTTAGGTATTTTAAGATAAATTTTATATTTTTGTTGATTTGCTATATGTTTTTATCCACGGAATCTATTTTGCGATACGGTAAAATTATGTTATATCCGCATATTATTTTATTTTTGAGTTATATATTATATACTTTTGCTTTTTATGGCTTGTTTTCGGATCAACGTGACGTAATGCGATTCATAAGAAGATTGTGCTATTCGGCATGTGGCATTGTATATATTATTATACTTAGTAAGACGACTTATTTATCCAATATTTTCGAGGTTAAAAGGGCCACAGCCGCTCATTATGTATATTTATTACTTCTGGCTAATCTTCTTTTAATAATTAGTTATTTTCAAAACGGGAGAAAGATTAATATTGCTTTTATCATAACTAATTTTTTCATAATCCTTATAGAACAACACAGGACTGTATGGATATGCAGTATTTGGTCATTATCTATATTCAGCATTTTATTGCTGAGGTGTAAGAATGTAGATTTGAAAAACAAGCATATTCGACTCTCTTTTTTCGCAATTCTTATAATATTAGTCATATTGTCGCATGCTGTAATTTTTGGAGGAGAAAAATATGATAAGATTATGGAGTTTTTGAACATGAGGTTTAAGGAGATATCTGAATTTAAAGAAAAAGGAACAGGCGCCTGGCGCTATGAACAATATAAATACTATATGCCGTTTATTGCAAAAAATTCTTTATTCGGCATGCGTTTCAAAGGATTTGAGTTACCACCACTATATGACTTTATCCCAGGTAAACTAACCGGCCATCATTTCCATAGCGGGTACTTAACGGCTTTACTATATAATGGAATATTTGGTCTATGGCTTATCTTTGGTTCGTTTGTGTATTATGTGGTTAGGTTTTTGAAATTACAACAATATTCTTTGGAAAATATTGCATTATTCTCTTTTTTGTCCAGCGCTTTTCTTTGGTCCCTTTCCTATGAGTTACCGGAATTTGTTTTTGCTATATTGGGATTAGCTTTTGTATGTTTGCAAAATAATGAGACAAAGAGTACATTATTATGA
- a CDS encoding class I SAM-dependent methyltransferase — protein MRLRSFIKKARIKILKIFKKDINFIYNEPFAIENLQGLKFANKMGEIIDIEFHPQSVVDFGCGTATILEYFERKGIEILGIDGSEANRKYSRINVKNFVLFDIRRKYTVTHKYDLCMCLEVGEHIEEKYSDMLINNLIMSSSTILFGAAPVGQGGTDHCNEKPYVWWIERFKKYNFEFDKNRTDKLRKKLSSIPDIFYWYINNIMVFSEMSLHL, from the coding sequence ATGAGGTTAAGGAGCTTTATAAAAAAAGCGCGTATTAAAATATTAAAAATTTTTAAAAAAGATATTAACTTTATTTATAATGAACCTTTTGCTATTGAAAATCTTCAGGGTTTAAAATTCGCCAACAAAATGGGCGAAATTATTGATATTGAATTTCATCCGCAATCAGTTGTTGACTTTGGGTGCGGCACAGCAACCATATTGGAATATTTTGAAAGAAAAGGAATAGAAATCTTAGGAATTGACGGTAGCGAAGCCAATAGAAAATATTCCAGAATAAATGTTAAAAATTTTGTATTATTCGACATAAGGAGAAAGTATACCGTTACGCATAAATATGATTTATGTATGTGCTTAGAAGTGGGAGAGCATATAGAAGAAAAATATTCTGATATGCTTATTAACAATTTGATTATGTCAAGTTCTACCATCCTATTTGGAGCCGCACCCGTAGGTCAAGGAGGCACAGACCACTGTAATGAAAAGCCTTATGTATGGTGGATTGAGAGATTCAAAAAATACAATTTTGAATTCGACAAAAATCGTACGGATAAATTAAGAAAAAAACTATCAAGCATACCGGATATTTTTTATTGGTATATTAATAATATTATGGTATTCAGCGAAATGTCACTGCATTTATAG
- a CDS encoding glycosyltransferase has product MPKPLISAIICTKDRYQDLENSLKSLADQDFDKDKYEIIVVDNASQDDTKKLVDKYLHIQAPRIKHIIENQIGLSFARNAGLKYSEADIVAFIDDDAVADKKWLKNLLKAYDEYDADVVGGKILPLGYTDMPKWLPDEIAYFVTGRFDLGDKYLLLKDKCYPVGANMSFKKKIFDKIGLFNTSIGRKDNLLLSRDETDICCKVRREGGMIYYSPDAVIHHKLHLSRLNKNWLRNRLYQEGISEAIIDLHERGVKFGLIIAIKKILHVMYYMLKYLVYRLGYISGNDEKRIILLECKIIRCAGYITQTLKQVMTLQIFMHKNG; this is encoded by the coding sequence ATGCCTAAGCCTCTTATATCCGCAATCATTTGCACTAAAGACCGATATCAAGATCTAGAGAATTCTTTAAAGAGCCTTGCTGACCAAGATTTTGATAAGGATAAATATGAGATTATAGTAGTCGATAACGCCTCGCAGGATGATACCAAAAAATTAGTCGACAAATATCTTCACATTCAAGCTCCTAGAATAAAACATATAATTGAGAATCAAATCGGACTTTCGTTTGCCAGGAATGCCGGACTCAAATATTCCGAAGCGGATATAGTGGCTTTTATTGATGACGATGCTGTGGCAGATAAAAAATGGTTAAAAAATCTATTAAAAGCCTATGATGAATATGATGCTGATGTTGTTGGAGGCAAGATACTGCCGTTGGGGTATACCGACATGCCCAAGTGGCTGCCGGATGAAATAGCATATTTCGTAACGGGAAGATTTGATCTTGGAGATAAATACTTATTGCTTAAGGATAAATGCTATCCTGTTGGAGCAAATATGTCGTTTAAAAAGAAAATATTTGATAAAATAGGGCTGTTCAATACCAGTATAGGCAGAAAGGATAATTTATTGTTATCCAGAGATGAAACTGATATTTGCTGTAAAGTACGACGAGAGGGAGGCATGATTTATTATTCACCGGATGCGGTAATCCATCATAAGCTTCATCTTTCACGGCTAAACAAAAACTGGCTTAGGAACAGACTGTATCAGGAAGGCATATCCGAAGCGATTATTGATTTGCATGAAAGAGGCGTAAAGTTTGGCCTGATAATAGCCATTAAAAAAATCCTCCACGTTATGTACTATATGCTTAAATACTTGGTATATCGCTTGGGGTACATATCGGGTAACGATGAAAAACGCATTATTTTATTAGAATGTAAAATAATAAGGTGCGCGGGCTATATTACTCAGACTTTAAAGCAAGTGATGACGTTACAAATCTTCATGCATAAAAATGGATAA
- a CDS encoding glycosyltransferase family 9 protein, which translates to MSNKVITLCKIVIRRILIIFPLPLFIFFIGEPVFWILGRRWNRKKIDMPHLKRVLVVRLDGIGDVVLTTPFLRELRKNLPNARITLIVRPEALNLVKLCPYVDEILTHDWKEPGIFAYLMWHISALKFSIFHLWKRRFDLSILPRWDVDNRNSSFIIYFSGARLRVGYSENVRPEKIELNKRYDILFTHVISDKTLKHEVEHNLDVITFIGGKIERDNLELWLKEDDSTFAQSLLRRFNIDAKCFFVGIGPAAQENLRMWPKERYLDMLDWFLKETASKIVLLGNKNERLIGDYIENNIKKEFSDRIINIMGETTLRQTAGLLKYCRFYLGNDTGVMHIAAAMKIPVIEISSWSDSGNKFSAKSPFRFAPWKTRCVIVNPRHPLSPCVYDCVSSESHCIAQVTIEDVKNAIKKIIKGH; encoded by the coding sequence ATGTCAAACAAGGTCATAACTCTTTGTAAAATCGTTATCCGACGGATATTGATTATCTTCCCCTTGCCTTTGTTTATTTTCTTTATCGGTGAGCCGGTCTTTTGGATTCTTGGCAGGCGTTGGAATAGAAAAAAGATCGACATGCCTCATTTAAAACGGGTATTGGTTGTACGCCTCGACGGGATTGGCGATGTAGTATTAACTACACCTTTTTTAAGAGAGCTGCGCAAAAATTTACCTAATGCGCGGATTACGTTGATAGTAAGGCCTGAAGCTCTTAATTTAGTAAAACTTTGCCCATATGTTGATGAGATATTAACACATGATTGGAAAGAGCCCGGTATCTTTGCATACTTAATGTGGCACATCAGCGCTCTAAAATTTTCTATTTTTCATCTTTGGAAAAGACGTTTTGATTTATCGATCTTACCTCGCTGGGATGTTGATAACCGTAATAGTTCATTTATAATATATTTTAGCGGAGCCAGGTTAAGAGTAGGGTATTCTGAAAATGTAAGGCCTGAAAAAATTGAATTGAACAAAAGATATGATATTCTTTTTACTCATGTAATATCAGATAAAACTCTTAAGCATGAGGTTGAGCACAATTTAGATGTTATCACGTTTATCGGAGGAAAAATTGAAAGGGATAATTTAGAACTCTGGTTAAAAGAAGATGATTCGACTTTTGCACAGTCGTTGTTACGGCGATTTAACATAGATGCAAAATGTTTTTTCGTAGGAATTGGCCCCGCTGCACAAGAAAATCTTAGGATGTGGCCAAAAGAAAGGTATTTGGATATGCTCGATTGGTTTTTAAAAGAAACAGCGTCTAAAATAGTTCTTTTGGGTAATAAAAATGAGCGATTAATAGGCGATTATATCGAAAATAATATTAAAAAGGAATTCTCAGACAGAATAATAAATATAATGGGTGAAACGACCCTTCGACAAACAGCGGGTTTATTGAAATATTGCAGATTTTATCTTGGAAACGATACAGGTGTAATGCATATAGCAGCGGCAATGAAGATTCCGGTAATAGAAATAAGCTCCTGGTCGGATTCCGGAAACAAATTCTCGGCAAAATCCCCATTTAGGTTCGCGCCTTGGAAAACTCGCTGTGTTATAGTTAATCCGAGACATCCGCTCAGCCCATGTGTATATGATTGTGTTAGCTCCGAATCACATTGTATTGCGCAAGTTACGATAGAGGATGTTAAGAATGCAATTAAAAAGATCATAAAAGGACATTAG
- a CDS encoding methyltransferase domain-containing protein, with protein sequence MPAKILKAIKNPWLIILYLHKHWHYFIVSLRSREIVQIYKNGDMYYKYKGDLYPEYLNKGNASSFIVDKAKQYCIGKGIDIGADAWPLPGAIPILNEEHQNAYKLDNFPDNSLDYVFSSHCLEHLDKWQAALKLWIKKIKQQGILFLYLPHKSMKMWNRGGPWVGYGHKWIPTAEVVNKFLKKNGMEIIEYNPSKDKYWSFHIVAKKTDCEHVKQGHNSL encoded by the coding sequence ATGCCAGCGAAAATTTTAAAAGCAATAAAAAACCCTTGGTTAATTATTCTTTATTTACATAAACACTGGCATTATTTTATCGTGTCGCTAAGAAGCCGGGAGATAGTACAGATTTATAAAAACGGAGATATGTATTATAAGTACAAAGGAGATCTGTATCCTGAATACCTGAATAAAGGAAATGCGAGTTCGTTTATTGTTGATAAAGCAAAACAATATTGCATTGGCAAGGGGATTGACATAGGCGCTGATGCGTGGCCATTGCCGGGAGCAATCCCAATATTGAACGAAGAGCATCAAAATGCTTACAAATTAGACAATTTTCCTGATAACAGTTTAGATTATGTTTTTAGTTCACATTGCCTTGAACACCTTGACAAATGGCAGGCTGCTTTAAAGCTATGGATTAAGAAAATCAAACAACAGGGAATTCTATTTCTATATCTACCCCATAAATCAATGAAGATGTGGAATAGGGGAGGTCCGTGGGTTGGTTATGGACATAAATGGATTCCTACTGCCGAAGTTGTAAATAAATTTTTGAAAAAAAATGGAATGGAAATAATAGAATATAATCCCAGTAAGGATAAATACTGGAGTTTTCATATTGTTGCGAAAAAAACGGATTGTGAGCATGTCAAACAAGGTCATAACTCTTTGTAA